The Leptospira noumeaensis genome segment AAGCACCGTGGTCACCTTCGGATTCATAGAACTTGGTCGAGCCAACAATGTCAGTGAATAAAATGGTTTTGAGACCAATGTCTAACTGTAAATTCGTCGCAATGGCTTCTTCGGAAAATAAATCCCTAAATTCTTGGTAATCAAAAATTTCGGATGGTCTGAGGCTCGTTTGGTCTTCGTTTCGTTCTTCTAAAATGATGGTGACATCATCATCAGATTCGTTTTCGAAAACTAAGTTAGGTTTTGGAGAAACTTTGATTTCTTCTTCTCTGGTTTCGGGTAACCACAAAATATCTGTTTGGTTGTAGGATGGTTTGATATCTACAAGCCGATATTTTTTTTCACCTTTTTTACGCAGACGAAACACTCCTGATCCAACAAGCAAACTTGCCGAGTAGGATTTTTTAGCAGGGATCGTTTTTGTTAGGAGGATATGGTTTTTTGTGGCGGGTTCTGCTGCACAATAGAATTGTTTTTCAATGATACGAATGCTTTGGTGCAGGTGAAAGGTGACTTCGATGGAGTTAACACCTGTAGTATCAAAGTCAATTTCACATACTTCACATTCGTCTTTTTCGGGAATGTCGCTGAGTTTGGTGAGGCTTGTCCTCACCCCACGGCAATGGGGGCAGACAATATCCCAACTGAGTGTGAATATTCCTAACCGACAGCCATGTAGAAAAAGAAAAAGAGTTTCATCGGGATCTAGGTTTAACCTTCGACTCACCTCTTTGATTCGAATGCGATCGAGTTCGTTATCACTTGCGGTTTTGATCCATTGAAAAACGGCGGTAACGGCTTCCTTGGAAACACCTTTGTTAATGAGGTTTTGGGTTTCTTTGTCTAGTTTTTCTGGATGAATCCACTGGGCTTCGGGGACAAAGGAAAATTCTTTTCCTGCGATGGGAGTTGCTTTTGGTTTTTTATGTTTAATCTCTTCTGCAATATCATTCAAAGCTTTGCGAAAAGAAATTTCCAATTTTGGCATTGCATATTGCAAAAGTTTTCTCATAAAGAAATTTCGAGGAATCCAACCAAAGTACAAATAAACTTTACACCTGGATTCACCTAACGTTTCTAAAATGATTCGACTTCGGACATAATATCCAAATCCTTTACT includes the following:
- a CDS encoding adenylate/guanylate cyclase domain-containing protein; amino-acid sequence: MIDLNSLLQKYPWEDRWKNLATPLDSLWEFDLPVTREEMWPHLIDTSSLNKRVGMPRYDYQERNGKLMGKTKQVGFRLEWEEVPWEWEYLKEIGNARIYSKGFGYYVRSRIILETLGESRCKVYLYFGWIPRNFFMRKLLQYAMPKLEISFRKALNDIAEEIKHKKPKATPIAGKEFSFVPEAQWIHPEKLDKETQNLINKGVSKEAVTAVFQWIKTASDNELDRIRIKEVSRRLNLDPDETLFLFLHGCRLGIFTLSWDIVCPHCRGVRTSLTKLSDIPEKDECEVCEIDFDTTGVNSIEVTFHLHQSIRIIEKQFYCAAEPATKNHILLTKTIPAKKSYSASLLVGSGVFRLRKKGEKKYRLVDIKPSYNQTDILWLPETREEEIKVSPKPNLVFENESDDDVTIILEERNEDQTSLRPSEIFDYQEFRDLFSEEAIATNLQLDIGLKTILFTDIVGSTKFYESEGDHGAFLQVREHFIKTNQIIQNFRGVVVKTIGDAVMASFSTPLHALKAAKEMQEWFHPENKHTPVRIRISIHTGNCLAVNLNSNIDYFGNTVNYTAKLQSVTNSGEISFSETIFRDRDIREYLRAGSIKLHKVAFPLPWADRTDFVYVWKV